CTCGCTTTTTTGTTACTTAGTATTGCGGTTCTAATCATCGTGTGTCGATGGATAACTACCTCGAAAAAGTAAGTTTCACTTTTtaaagaatacaaaaaatgaaaccaaaaaaaggaaattggccGATTCATAGTATCAATCTTGGAAATGATATTTGTTCAGTTTGCAACATTTCCAGAAGAGttgcatttattcatttttcaacttcttccgaATGAACACCTTTGTTCAATTGGGCAActtctttcaaaaatatatattcgtttattttgcaatttttcacaaaGAGTTGCTTATATATATGTCTGTTTTCTAGATAAACGAATTGAGATCATTtcttttcgagtcttctttccaaaaaaaaaaattacaattatcttttcaattgttttatagaggaaacactccaaaaagtgtttccgCACACTTCTGGACGGAAAGTGTTCCTgaacaaaaggaacaaacgcgtttggttgcgttttttttcttttgtttttgtttggacgaaataaaacagaaaaagaaacaaaaaaagttgtttctcccgaaagaaacacttcttggaaggaacaaaagaacaaaaatcactcttctctctcttcttcttctcttcttcttttcttctttttttcttcttttcattttggccggtcgccggcctcggccatggccggcgaccggccgtcgaggctcggcctcgcccagccaaggcgaggccgagcctcgcccaccacggccaggctcggcctcgccgtgggccgcgagcctcgccgtggccgggcgaggctgcccCATCCCCGTCGCCCGATCGCGGAGGCGGGGGACCggccgaagaaaagaaaaaaataaaaagaaaggaaaaataaaaaataaaaaaattgtttaaaaaattaaaagaaacaaaaaaataataaaatttaccaaacgtgttttacgttcattttttattcccgaccaaacgttaccaaacgtgttcttttgttcaaaaatgcTTCCCGGAACAAAACACTTTTTGTTTCGTtcctggaaaaaaaagaacattataattactatctagtattctcattttgaAACTTTATTGTATTGTGGAGGATATTTATTGGTGACCATTAACAACTTTTGGgacaaataaattcttaaagaaagtgatattatACCTCAAAATCCGActtgattattttattaattcaaagcCATATTCTTCCAACAAGAACCAGGATTCACAAAATCAGTTCCAAGTTTCAAAATCTAGGAATCGACTTACGCGGGTAGGTTACAGTCCATGGTTGGGCCGACACAACCCTAAGTTGCTAACCCCTAGCcgaaatttatttttgggtaCATACGATACAGCTTTCATTGGCAAGCAAGTAAGGATCTTAATTATTCTTGCCATTACTTTTGAGCATTCTCTTTTTACTAATATGGTGAAAATCTACCTCCCTCTCCAATAGCACATCTCCGTAAAAGGTGCCTGTTTATGATGTGCCATAAATAAATTAGAGATGCATGCATGGCAATATGCTAATATCATATATTGAGAATTTAACCgttgcaataaaatgaaaactttcGCAAAAAAAATCCCATGTGGCTTTCTGTAAATGAAAGGCATTGAAGGAGACTACGATGATCGACTTGCTTCTCAATGCACAATTTTAGAGCATACAAATAccaaggaagaaagaaacaacTCCTTCATATGCTGGGGAAGTTGACATGTTaagtcattgcattgcatttttGTGCTTATTATTTCACTTAAGACTTTTGATTGTGTATAGCCTTTGAGGTAGAGAGAACAAGACTTCCAAGGTGgttgcattaaaaaatgctTAATGCTTTTCTTTTACGCTAATCGAGAAACTCATGAGAATCTTAGATAGGAGCAACCATGTCTGATTTTACTAAATCAGGTTATGATATTATCGTTGATTATAATGTTGTTTTGGACAGAGATTCGTTCAATTCACAAGATTGCATAATCTAAACCCGTCGCAGTTAAATCTTAGAGATCTATCAAGTCTCTATGCGGCCCTCACCTAGTCTAAATAATTCGTGAGATTTTTGTTTCCTAAATTGGTGTAATTGAAGGTTTAAATTCTCACATCTTacaagagaaaggaagagacaAATATCCAAAAGCTATATAGTTCAATAGTAACTTTTTAATGTGTGACCATCAATAGGTATGTATACCCTCTTCATTGTGCACAGAAAAGGGAATCATCCAATAAGAAATCTAGCTATCTTAGTAAATAATAaagtattatattatattcttaaaatacTCTTTACCTAGGAACTCTATTATATATACAGCCACACGCCCTGCTATAATCCACACACGATCGAACTAGAATACTGTCCTAGGAAGCACCACGCCTAAAAACCCAATGGTTCCCAAAATCTCCTGTTCTTTCGTGGCCATCCTCGTTCTCTTTCTTGCGATTCGACCCTCCACGGTTCACTCGAGAAGCCTCAAGTCTACCGATCCAAGCCTCACTTCCTTCCAGAGCTTGGAGGGGGTTCTCAAGGGCCAGACCAAGCAAGGCATTAAAGAGGTCAAGCGTTACCTCAGAGCTTTCGGATACTGGGGCTACGAGGAGGACGAGAACGAGGTCGCCCTCATGGACGACGAGTTCGACGAGACTTTAGAGTCGGCGCTCCAATCTTACCAGAGATTCTACCATCTGGAAGTCACCGGAAAGCTCGATGCCGACACCGTAAACCAGATGAGCGCTCCAAGATGCGGGGTGCCCGACGCCGTCCACCCTCGGCACGCAGAATGGAATGCCACTAAGCCTAGTAAGCTCCGCATAGTCGCGCGCTACAACTTCTTTCCCAACAAGCCTAGGTGGCCGCCTACCAAAACCCATCTCAACTACGCTTTCGGCCCGGTCCCTGCGGCCATCCCTCTGGAGGAGTTGCGAGGAGTTTGCTCGAGAGCTTTCCAGAGGTGGGCTGACGTTACGTCGTTCACATTCTCAGAAGCCTCGGCAGGCGGGCAGATCGATCTCGTCATAGGCTTCTACAGAGGCGATCATGGCGACGGATATCCTTTCGACGGGCCCGGCAAGATTCTCGCCCATTCATTTTCCCCCACTGACGGTCGGTTCCACTACGACGTGGAGGAGCAGTGGAGCACCAACCCAAGCTCGACGCAATTCGACTTGGAATCGGTGACCTTGCATGAAATAGGACACCTCCTAGGGCTCGCCCACACTCCCGATCAGAACGCCGTTATGTTCGCCACGATTTCGCCCGGCGCTCAAAAGAGGGATCTTCGACAAGATGACATCGATGGCATACATGCTTTGTACGCTGCGTAATAAAAAGGCCTTGGCCATTctgaccaaaaataataataataataataataaaaataaaaaggcctTGGCCTATGGTTTTCATGATTCTATCAGCAATATCTTCAATATAAAGTTATGATTATATTAGCAATATCAGCAAATTCTCGCTATATGATTCATGTATTTTTTTAGGTCTGGTATGCAGAAGTTCAAGATGCATGTACCCATGCATAACAAAGGTGTTTGCCAGTGAAATTAGGTTTTGATTAGTTAGTATTTTCATTGAGATAGCAAAAAAGGGTTGGTGCAATGGTAATGTTGGTACtaataaaaggtttataactaaattggcacaaatgcaaaaagtttaaaacttttttgacacttttccggAATGTTGTATCTATATTATTCTTGCTTCTTCTATCAATTTCACATAAGTTGAGGCTAGACATGTAAGATAACTTCACCTTCGCTATGTAGTCATGATTTCATTCAAGACACATACTCAAAACTGGACTGACCCTATCCATGCAACTATCGTTAACAAAATCTTAACCGGAAGTGGCTTGTATTTGTAAAAATTCAATCGAATCGAATCAAACCAAGTTATTCGTCAAGGTATCATCCGACAAGAACGTCAATAAAGTTTGGTTGTTTTTGTAGTATTATCCCTGATATTCACAGACCAATAtcttcttgaaaaaaaattcattcttcGTGCTATTTCTAAGGTACTTTATGCATTACATGTATATCTAAAGTGAAGGGTTTGATTGCGCGGATTTACTAAGTTGAACTCTGGGATTACTCCGTTGCAACTCgcaaaagaaacaaacatgttGATGCCTCCACCATGACTTGTGTCTAAGGTTGCAGCTCCATCTGCAATTGCCACATAAACTACTAAATTTTACCAATCCAAGCCTCTCGTGATTTAAAATATACCTGAATTGTTGGAGATAACTCCCTAGATTTTCCATATTTCTCTTGATTGTGCATATATCTCCCTTAGGTGTGTATATTCTTGATTGATATGATATCTCTCTTAATTGTGCATATATATCTATTATGTATGAATCtattgagaaaattgtccaaaaaagtcataaatagaCTTTGgtaaattcaattctaaatcttttgaaattttgttaaatGAGTTTATGCAGCCAAATTGGGCcaaaaattgctaacgtggccCCAATAATCCTATATAGCTCAATTTGTGCTAACGCATGTAACTTTAACAaggtttttataatttttgaatttttttagatttttcccttttctttgtttatttttttatcaattgccGACATTCCTTCCCTAGCACTACGTGAGGGCTAGCGACCCTTGTCCAAGCGAGCCATTGAGGGCAATCTCCCTCGACTAGGGTGAGGGCTACCCTTCCCAGAGCTAGCAAGGGGCAGTCTAGCCTATGACCAATGAAGGCGGCCCTTGTCCAAGCGAGGCCAGCCCTCCGCCTGATCGTGGCCATTAAGGGCAGCCTCATTGGAGTAAGGCAAGGATGACCTCACCTAGCCTTCTCCGACCATTGCCTGATAGAAACCATCggcaaaagggaaaggaaaagaaataaaataaagaaaataattcaaaatgtttttaaaaaaactattcaCATTAGTGCCAATACGTCACATAGGACGATTAGCTTGATTGGACAATCACGTCGGCATTTTCTGATCAAAATCTATCCTAAGAACTTAGCTAGCAAAacgtaaaaaaaatttagcacTCAATCAGCACAAtttaaagatttaagattgaattggccaaaGTGCAATAAAAATTAGCatttaacaaaagaaaagattaatcGCAAGAGGcttgatttaatttttcaagCAAGTAATGCTAAGAAACCGTTGTTAAATATATAAACAGTCTAAATTCTTTTTATTGGGTATACATAATTTAGCATTGCatttgaaaatgatctttttgCTAATATAGTGGACAGAACAGAAAATTCACCTCTCTCcaatataaatcaatttgatgGATCAATATTTAGCAGCCAATATTTTGGAAATTCCCATTTACTTTTAGTTTaatttgtttcttgaaaaataaatgatttacaAAACACTTAcataaaaatgatcattgcagcattgataacaatttatgtataaatattgttattaataatgaaattattttttgattattcatttttataagtaatacaagtaatcatttttaggaaaacattttctaaatcatttatttttcataaaacaaaccGAGTCAATCACATTGATGACCATGAAAGTGAGACTCCAGGAGTCCCCTTGATGCTCAACTTTTCTAAAGTCGAATTCTATAATTTAGACTATATATCGTTCGATTGGCTGGGGAGTGGAATCTTATCAATCACAATGAATTCCTTGTCAAGTTTATAAAGCATAAAGGTTTcggatttttttccaaatttagtGTTATTACAATGTTTTATTCGGAACCCAAGCTTAAGTTATTAGGTAAaagtttaatttaatatttgaaaattctaacatgtttctcaaaaaataaataatttgaaaaatattttcttaaaaatgatcgtttATATCATAGAAAACAATTAGTTAACGAAATAAGTTTTTCATTaccaataacaatttatatctaaacattgtTGTTGACGGTGAAACATTTTTTACATTGTCAAGGTTTATGTGTGACCCTTATCGagtgaaaaattaatgatattaCTTGTTTATCATAATACCGTCTAGAAAAAAAGATTCGTTCAATTGGCAGGGGAGTGCAATCTTATCCATCGCAATGAATTCCTTCTCAAGTTTATGGGTGGCCATTCTTGGGTTATTATAAGGTTTTATCTAGGACACCATTTTTGGCCTTCATCAAGTGCAAAGATTTcggctttttttggaaaattcagcGTGATTACAAGGTTTTATTTGGGACCCCATTGAATCCGAACACCTTCCCAGGCAACACTGCACACGCACAAAATGGCTCCTAGGATGTTCTGTTCTCGGGTCCATTCTCGTTGTCTTTCTTGCAATTCATCAACCCTCCAACATTCACTCGGAGAAGCCTGAAATCTACCGATCCAAGCTTCTCTTCCTTTCAGAGTTTGGAGGGGGCCCTCGAGGGTCAGGCCAAGCGAGGCATCAAAGAGGTCAAGCGTTACCTCAAAGCTCTCGGATACTTGGCCTACGAGAATAAGAACGACGGAGCCCTCATGGACGACGAGTTCGACGAGACTCTCAAGTCGGCACTCGAATCTTACGAGAGATTCTAAGGTCTTAAAGTCACCGGAAAGCTTGATGCCGACACGGTGAAGCAAATGAGCATCCTGAGATGCGGGGTGCCTGACTTCATCCGCCCAAGGCACGCTAGCAGGAATGCCACTGAGCCTAACAAGCTCCGCATAGTATTGCGTTGTGCGTTCAGTTTGGCGGGAATAAGTGGCCGCCTTCCAAATTCCATCTCACCTATGCTTTCGACTCCATCTCCAAGGCCGTCGGTTTTCCAGTCCTGGACCCATGTTACTGCGTTCACCTTCATTGAAGTTTCGTCTGATGAGACGCCCGACGTCAGTATAGGCTTCTTCAGCAGCTTTCATGGTGATAGTCAATCTTTCGATGGGACCTGGCGGGATTCTTGCCCATTCGACTAATCCGAACTTCGGTTTTGTCCCACTACGATGCGGATGAGCCGTGCAATGCTAACCCCAGCCCGACCCAACTGGACTTAAGAGTCGGTTGCCTTGCATGAAATAGGACACCTCCTGGGGCTCGCTCACAGCCAGGATCCGAACGCCGTAATGCATTACGGAATTGCGCCAGGTACTGTCAGAAGGGTCCTTCAAAAAGATGACGTCGATGGCATACATGCTCTGTACTCTTAGCAATCCTAGGCCATTCCATTGGCAATATCAGCACTATTTCACTGTGCGATAAGCGATTGCAGCAATGAAAGCAACAGCTTCTAAACATGTCCccttcacaaatttttttatacgTTCAATATGGTACagcacatttttcaaaatataaatagatATAAGCCATTGAACTAAAAACTCTACACTTAAGTATAGATATCCTAACACTCATTCCAGATCCTCGATGCCCAAGCCTATGCCAATTAAGCCCATGCCCTCGGTGCCTCTGCTCCGATCCTTGCACTCAAGATTAGGTTCTCGATGCTCATGCCTAGGTCCATCAATCCAAGCCTAAAAACCTGATGTCAGTGCCTAGGTCTCCAATGCTCAAACCTAGGCAGGGTCCAAGGCCTTTATGTTTGTGCCTGATGCCCTATGATCAAATaagtacatttatgataaattcatcataaattatttttttggtcagcaAAAATCCTAAAGTAATgtacatataacaaatttactaaaactaatttttgggcCATTAATCCTCCTAAATTGATATGCTTGTTCGTGACTTCCGTCAAATTTTATCGTGAATTGCCAAACTAGATGATGCATGtagtaacttaattgacatgacAAGTTCATGTAAAAATTTATGttaatttgaagaaaatttattgcaaatatattagtttgggattatttataatattaaccctaaaaaatgAAGCTTTTAAACACGTCCGAGCATGTGgttctctttttgttaaatgATGCTTTGTTACCGCACCTTTCGTTTTCTTCTGTTTTCCACTAAAAAGGTTTTGAGTAGAGATTCCGCCAAAATGCCAAAAAGGATTCCCTCTCCTCTTCAAACACCAGCCTCCTAGTTTGGTCCGGCCACTTTGCCAGCAACGGAAGCTAGGGAATCGAACTTGCTGAATTCGATCGAAGTGCGAATCCGATCTTCACCGGGAATCTGAAGTTTTGAGCTCTGCGGTCAACTGGGTTTAGGGTTCTTTGGAGATGGAGAACTCGGGGAGATGGAGAAGGTGGTCGCCGTGATCATGGTTGGTGGACCCACCAAAGGTATTTTTAGCAACTCTCCTCTCTTTCGATCTTGAAAGAGATGGTGCTGTTCTCGGTTCTTGTTTTGCTTGATCATGAGGTTACGGCATCTCTATTTTCAGGCACTAGATTTAGGCCTCTCTCGTTCAACACGCCGAAGCCGCTCTTCCCTTTGGCCGGGCAACCCATGGTTCACCATCCCATCTCTGCTTGCAAAAGGGTATGTCtcaaaatttgaactttttcaGTGGAAGTGCTAGTTTTTCATATGACTGGACCTAAGTGCGTTGGTAATTAGATTTTGGAAAAAAGATGGAGACTTGATCAATGGGGAGTTGTTGTGATATGCAATTGGATTCTTGCTGTGCAGATCCCCAACTTAGCTCAAATTTTCCTGATTGGGTTTTACGACGAGAAGGAGTTTGCCTTATACGTCTCTTCCATATCGAATGA
Above is a window of Eucalyptus grandis isolate ANBG69807.140 chromosome 9, ASM1654582v1, whole genome shotgun sequence DNA encoding:
- the LOC104420658 gene encoding metalloendoproteinase 5-MMP yields the protein MVPKISCSFVAILVLFLAIRPSTVHSRSLKSTDPSLTSFQSLEGVLKGQTKQGIKEVKRYLRAFGYWGYEEDENEVALMDDEFDETLESALQSYQRFYHLEVTGKLDADTVNQMSAPRCGVPDAVHPRHAEWNATKPSKLRIVARYNFFPNKPRWPPTKTHLNYAFGPVPAAIPLEELRGVCSRAFQRWADVTSFTFSEASAGGQIDLVIGFYRGDHGDGYPFDGPGKILAHSFSPTDGRFHYDVEEQWSTNPSSTQFDLESVTLHEIGHLLGLAHTPDQNAVMFATISPGAQKRDLRQDDIDGIHALYAA
- the LOC104420659 gene encoding metalloendoproteinase 4-MMP-like; translated protein: MKAALVQARPALRLIVAIKGSLIGSLEGALEGQAKRGIKEVKRYLKALGYLAYENKNDGALMDDEFDETLKSLDADTVKQMSILRCGVPDFIRPRHASRNATEPNKLRIVLRCAFSLAGISGRLPNSISPMLSTPSPRPSVFQSWTHVTAFTFIEVSSDETPDVSIGFFSSFHGDSQSFDGTWRDSCPFD